A single genomic interval of Streptococcus oralis subsp. dentisani harbors:
- the yycF gene encoding response regulator YycF, producing the protein MKKILVVDDEKPISDIIKFNMTKEGYEVVTAFNGREAIELFEAEQPDIIILDLMLPEIDGLEVAKAIRKTSSVPIIMLSAKDSEFDKVIGLELGADDYVTKPFSNRELQARVKALLRRTDLASVDSQETDEKKSQPLQIGDLEILPDAYVAKKYGEELELTHREFELLYHLASHIGQVITREHLLETVWGYDYFGDVRTVDVTIRRLREKIEDTPSRPEYILTRRGVGYYMRNND; encoded by the coding sequence ATGAAAAAAATATTAGTTGTAGATGATGAGAAACCAATCTCAGATATTATTAAGTTCAATATGACCAAAGAAGGCTATGAGGTTGTAACGGCCTTTAACGGTAGAGAAGCTATTGAGCTATTTGAGGCGGAGCAACCAGATATTATTATTCTAGACTTGATGCTACCTGAAATTGATGGTTTAGAAGTAGCCAAAGCCATTCGTAAGACGAGTAGTGTGCCTATCATTATGCTCTCAGCTAAGGATAGTGAATTTGACAAGGTTATTGGTTTGGAGTTAGGTGCAGATGATTATGTCACAAAGCCTTTCTCAAACCGTGAGTTGCAAGCTCGTGTGAAGGCTTTACTCCGTCGTACAGACCTCGCTTCAGTGGATAGTCAAGAAACTGATGAAAAGAAATCCCAACCCCTACAGATTGGCGATTTGGAAATTCTGCCAGACGCTTACGTAGCCAAAAAATATGGTGAGGAATTAGAGTTGACTCATCGTGAGTTTGAGCTCTTGTACCACTTGGCTTCCCATATTGGACAAGTCATTACTCGTGAACACTTACTTGAGACTGTTTGGGGCTATGATTATTTCGGTGATGTTCGTACAGTGGACGTGACCATCCGACGTTTGCGTGAAAAAATTGAAGACACTCCAAGCCGTCCAGAATACATCCTAACACGTCGTGGTGTGGGGTACTATATGAGAAATAATGATTGA
- the vicK gene encoding cell wall metabolism sensor histidine kinase VicK: MIEDIRQTILTSDFIFILILLGFILVVTLLLLENRRDNIRLKQINQKIKDLIAGDYSRVLDMQGSSEITNITNNLNDLSEVIRLTQENLEQETKRLNSILSYMTDGVLATNRRGQITMINDMAKKQLGIVKEEALNKSILELLKIEEEYELRDLITQIPELMIDSQNANGEYLSLRVRFALIRRESGFISGLVAVLHDTTEQEKEERERRLFVSNVSHELRTPLTSVKSYLEALDEGALYDPVAPDFIKVSLDETNRMMRMVTDLLHLSRIDNATTQLDVELINFTAFITFILNRFDKMRSQDEEKKYELVRDYPINSVWIEIDTDKMTQVIDNILNNAIKYSPDGGKITVSMKTTDDQMILSIKDQGLGIPKQDLPKIFDRFYRVDRARSRAQGGTGLGLAIAKEIIKQHNGFIWAKSEYGKGSTFTIVLPYDKDAVKEEIWEDEIED; the protein is encoded by the coding sequence ATGATTGAAGATATTAGACAAACGATTCTGACCAGTGATTTTATCTTTATTTTGATTTTGCTGGGCTTTATCTTGGTGGTCACCTTGCTATTGCTAGAAAATCGCCGTGATAATATTCGTCTAAAGCAGATTAATCAAAAAATTAAGGATTTGATTGCAGGGGATTATTCTCGAGTATTAGATATGCAGGGAAGTTCTGAAATTACCAACATTACCAATAACCTCAATGATTTGTCTGAGGTTATTCGTTTAACGCAGGAAAATCTGGAGCAAGAAACAAAAAGGCTTAACAGTATTCTTTCTTATATGACAGATGGAGTTCTTGCAACCAATCGCCGTGGTCAGATTACTATGATTAACGATATGGCTAAGAAACAGCTGGGTATCGTAAAAGAAGAAGCATTGAACAAAAGCATCCTAGAATTGCTTAAGATAGAGGAAGAGTATGAACTGCGTGACCTCATTACACAGATTCCCGAATTGATGATTGATTCCCAAAATGCTAATGGAGAATATCTTAGCCTTCGTGTGCGTTTTGCACTCATTCGTCGTGAGTCAGGTTTCATCTCTGGTTTGGTTGCCGTTTTACATGATACGACCGAGCAGGAGAAGGAAGAACGCGAACGGAGACTCTTCGTTTCAAACGTGAGTCATGAGTTGAGGACTCCTTTGACGAGTGTTAAATCTTATCTTGAAGCCTTAGACGAGGGAGCCTTATATGATCCTGTTGCTCCTGATTTTATCAAGGTTTCGCTTGATGAAACCAACCGTATGATGCGGATGGTGACAGATCTCTTGCATCTCTCTCGTATTGATAATGCGACCACTCAGTTGGATGTGGAATTGATTAATTTTACAGCCTTCATCACCTTTATCCTCAATCGTTTCGATAAGATGAGGAGCCAGGATGAAGAGAAAAAATATGAGCTGGTTAGAGATTACCCAATCAATTCAGTTTGGATCGAGATCGATACTGATAAGATGACCCAGGTGATTGATAATATTCTTAACAATGCTATCAAGTACTCACCAGATGGTGGGAAAATTACTGTCAGCATGAAAACTACTGATGACCAGATGATTTTATCCATAAAAGACCAAGGTCTAGGTATTCCAAAGCAAGATTTGCCGAAGATTTTCGACCGCTTCTACCGTGTGGATCGTGCAAGAAGTCGTGCTCAAGGTGGTACTGGTCTAGGTTTGGCTATCGCCAAAGAAATCATCAAACAACACAATGGCTTTATTTGGGCCAAAAGTGAATACGGTAAGGGATCAACCTTTACCATCGTGCTCCCTTATGATAAGGACGCAGTGAAAGAAGAAATATGGGAGGACGAAATAGAAGATTAG
- a CDS encoding MBL fold metallo-hydrolase → MSEIGFKYSILASGSSGNSFYLETPKKKILVDAGLSGKKITSLLSEINRKPEDLDAILITHEHSDHIHGVGVLARKYGMDLYANEKTWQAMENSKYLGKVNSSQKHIFEMGKTKTFGDIDIESFGVSHDAVAPQFYRFMKDDKSFVMLTDTGYVSDRMAGIVENADGYLIESNHDVEILRAGSYAWRLKQRILSDLGHLSNEDGAEAMIRAMGNRTKKIYLGHLSKENNIKELAHMTMVNQLAQADLGVGVDFKVYDTSPDTATPLTDI, encoded by the coding sequence ATGAGTGAAATAGGCTTTAAATATAGTATTTTAGCATCAGGTTCCAGTGGAAATTCCTTTTATCTGGAAACCCCAAAAAAGAAAATATTAGTGGATGCAGGCTTGTCAGGTAAGAAAATTACCAGTCTCTTGAGTGAAATCAATCGCAAGCCAGAGGATTTGGATGCGATTTTGATTACACATGAGCATTCCGACCATATTCATGGAGTCGGTGTGTTGGCTCGAAAGTATGGTATGGATCTTTATGCCAATGAAAAAACCTGGCAGGCTATGGAAAATAGCAAGTACCTCGGCAAGGTGAATTCATCGCAGAAGCATATCTTTGAGATGGGCAAAACAAAAACCTTTGGCGATATCGATATTGAGAGTTTTGGTGTTAGCCATGATGCAGTCGCACCGCAGTTCTATCGCTTTATGAAGGATGATAAGAGTTTTGTCATGCTGACCGATACAGGTTATGTCAGCGACCGTATGGCAGGAATTGTCGAGAATGCTGACGGTTACCTCATTGAGTCCAACCATGATGTGGAGATCTTGCGAGCAGGTTCTTATGCTTGGCGACTCAAACAGCGAATCTTATCTGATCTTGGTCACCTCTCTAACGAAGACGGTGCTGAGGCCATGATTCGTGCAATGGGAAATCGGACCAAGAAAATCTACCTTGGGCATTTGTCCAAAGAAAACAATATCAAGGAGCTGGCTCATATGACCATGGTCAATCAGCTAGCACAAGCTGATCTGGGAGTAGGAGTAGACTTTAAAGTTTACGATACTTCCCCAGATACCGCA